GCGTTCGAAGAGGTATAACTGGCCGTTTTCAATCGGTTGAGCCCATCGTAGGTATAGTCATACTGGCGCTGCACCTGGTCTATGCTGCTTTGCCACACCATCGCCCAATGTTGCCATTGAGGTAGTTTTGGGTGGCACCCTGGTCATATTTCAGTTCAAACCCAAAAATATCGCCGTCTACGCTGTGGGTGCTCAGGGTAGCATCGTTGAGGTGGGTCATCCAACCCCTGATGTTGTAACGAAAGTTGAGGGTTTGCAAAGCCTCAGTTGTCTGTTGTTTTTTTCCCAGCTTTTTGGTGATCAACTGCCCTATTTCGTTGTAAGCCAGCTTGCTTACCTGAGTCACCGAAGCCGTGGCAGGTTGGGCATTCGCCAAGGCTTCAGCCGTGGCGGCATCACGGTAAGTATAACCATTGGCAATGTCCTGGTAGGTTTCCAATACCCGGCCCGCGTGGTCGTATTTGGTCCACTGGGTCACATAATAAGTAGCCGCCGGACTGGTGGTTTGGTGTTTTACTACACTTTGCAACACTTTGCCATCAAAGGCATACTGGGTCATGGTCAGGTCACGACCATTTTTGTTGTTGTCGGCATGGTTTGCATACCCGCCCCCGGGCATCATAATAGCTGACCGTAGTCAACCATCCGGTGCGTTCGCCGTAGGCATCCAGCACCGCAGTTTTGGTAGCAGTTACCTGCCCTGTTACCTGGTAGTTTACGGGCTCGGTCGCCAAGCGGGCATCCAACCCGGCTATTGAGTAGTCGTAGGCAGTCTGGCCGTTTTTCCAGGCATAGTTGTCATAATAAGTCACCGAGTGCACATCCAGGGCGGTGTTCGGGAAGCTTACATTGGTATACCCATGGGTGCCCGCCAGGTCAAATTTTTCGTGGCTGGCGTATCCAGGGCTGCCAAATTGGGCATCCAGGGCGTTTTGTAGCGCCAAACGGGTTTGGGTGCTGGTGTACATGCCCGTCATCACAGGGCGGTTGAGCTGGTCATACTTGGTAAAACTCCACTTGCCCAGGTGGCGTTGGTTGGCATCTTGCGAAAGCACCAAACGGTCGCGTTTGTCATACACCATCATTACCTTGCCTGCCCCAGGCACTTCTTTGCTGATGAGTCGCCCCCGGGCATCGTAATAATAACGGTACCAAAGCTTGTCCAGCTGAGCATCAACCGCGGCAAAGTCCCAATTGGCCTCATCCAATGCTTTGACTGCCGCTGGAGGCAATACATAACTCAACTGACCAAAGTCGTTGTATACATAATAAGTTTGTGCCCAGGTGTGGGCGTCTACCCTGGCGCGTTTGAGTATGACTTGTCCCGACTTGTTTTTAAACTCTTCGGTTTGCTTGCCATCTTCATCGGTCACCCTTACCCGGCTGAGTTGCCCAGCCGCATAAAACCCTGCTACAGCAGGCTTGTTTTGGTCACTTTCTTTGATCTCAAAGGTAATGGCGGGGTCGGTATCGGCAATGCTAAAGCCCTCGCTTAGTACTATTTTGGTGCCTGCCTGGTGCAAGGTGCTGGGGCTAGGACTGCTTAAGACCAGCTCGTCTTTGGGCTTGGTTACCTCCGCGTTTGCGGCTACATTGTTTACTGTAAATAGCCGTATTTTGTCTATAGCAGCTGTGCCAGCCTGATAAGGGTCAGGGTTGGTCCACAAGTCGGTAATGACTCCTTTGCCCGCGCCTATCCAGCTATTGCCGGGGGCAAACGTTTGCAACACTCGGTTGAGCGCAGAGTTTTCTACTTTTTGCCAACTATAGGGGTAGGTGGTCTGGGCTACGTTGGGGGTGTTTTGGTAGAACAAAAACAGTTCGTTCAATACATTAGACCTCGCATTGCCGGGGGACACGTTTTGAGCAGTATAGGGCAACAAACTTTTGGTAGTACGGCTCAGCTCATCGTATACCACGCCTTGCACCACATCGCGTTTACCAGATGAAACCTGTACTTGCACCGCCTGGATAGGTCTACCCAGTCCGTCCAGGTAACGAATTGTTTGTAACTTTTGTCCCTCAGGTACCGACAAGGCAGCTACCTCATTTACCTCTGTTATACCTTTCACTCTTACCACTTCTTCCTGCAGCTTATTTAGCTTATGAGTGGGAGTGGCTACCTCGCCGGAAACCACCTTCACTACCTCATAGCTCACTCCTTTATACACAATGCGTAGTCGGTATGTTCCCGTAGCAGTCGTTTGATAAGAAGGTTGGGTGGCTCCATCTATAGGCAAACCATCTTTGAACCATTGATAAGAATCATAGATAGATGCCACCCATAAAGTATGCAAAATACTGCCCTCATTTTGGTATTGCCAAGAGGCATTTAATACAGGCAAAGGCATCACCTGTACTTGAATAAGGGTTGGAGGGCTTACACAGCCTTTGGTGTTTACCCCTCTTACTTCTATATTTTTATTTCCTGCCACATAATCAAGCGTCAGGCTATTTCCCTTAATTACTGACGGATACCCCACCCACTGATAACTTGCTATGCCCGCCTGATGACCTACTGACACAGTGATGGGGCCAGGTCCAAAACGGGCAAACACCTGTTGGTTTGCCACTGGCACAGCAGGGGTGGTGTCTACCTCAATGCTGGTGGTAGCACTATACAACAGGCTACACCCCTTGTACTGTAGGTGTTCGGAGCCTACCCGGTACAAATAAGTAGTGCCTGCATTCAATTCGTTGGCTACTACCGACAAGTTTGCCGTAGCAACAGGAATATCGACCCAGGATTGTCCATTATCAGATGATCGTTGCCATTTTACTACCCGATAAGCAGCATTGCTACCAAGGCTAAAAGACAAATGTGCCTGATCGGATGACCCTGCGCATAACCTATTGCTTGTGCTTTGTACAGCGCCTGTATTGATAGAAGCAGGAGGCGATAAACGAGTACTAATATTTGTAACAGCACTATATACAGGGTTGCATCCCTTATAAGTTTTGTGGGTAGCTACCAGCCTATAGCTATAAAGAATTCCAGCATTTAAACTCGAGGGGTTTACACTCAATACTGTAGAAGTATGAGGGATGTCTGTCCAGGTTTGTCCGCTATTGAACGACCTTTGCCACTTGACTATAGCAAAATCATTGGTGTTTGCTGTGCCAGTGAGCACAAAATGCTCAGACGCTCCCACACATAGTTCGGCCACTGAGCGTGATACTGTACCGGCGCTTGAGAGGTGATATGCCTCAATAGAAGCCACTGGTGTGGTAGACACATAGTTACAAGTGGTGTACCTCACTTCGGCAAATACTTCGGTATAGTCACCCGCCGGAAACGAACAACTTGCTCCGGAGGCTATGGTGACATAGCGACCTGGAATGTCTATGGCTTTGGCTTTCCAAACAACACTTACACTGTTATTGAGGCTGACATTGCTATAACCATAGTTTTGTAAGGTAAGGTGTACATTCGCATACGAGCAAAACTTGCCGCTTCCCAAGCCTTGGATGGTTCCAGCAGATGGAGTTCCCACGTTATTGACCGTTACCAGGCTACGGTTGGTCACATAGGCACCCACGCCCACCCCATTGATAGCCCGAAAATAAGTGTTTTGGGTAAGCCCACTAAAATGATACTGAAACGACATGTTGGTAGGGTGTATGTCGAATATAACTTCTCCTAAAGCAGGGTTGATCTGCGTCCAATGGATACCATTGGTGCTTTTCTGAAGGTAAACAAATCCACTGCCCGGAAATGTCTTATGTACATTTACAGTCACTGTACCTGTGGCGCTTCCGCAAGAAGAGGTAACGCTAGTAGATACACTAAAGCCACTGTGGGTATTTTGCCCAAAAATCTGCGTATTGGCCAGTAGTAAACAAACTGTGATGATGAGGTAATTTATTAGTTTATATTTCATTGTCTGATCATTAACTGATTTATAAATTAGTCTTGTTGGTAGGTATAAGAGTATTTTTTGATAATATGCTGCTCATGGTCTTTGACAAGCTTCAGCCTGCCCAAGGCATCATACACATAATGCATGGCACGTCCGCTGGCATCGGTGCTTGAGGTCATCCCATACACATAGTCATAAGTATAAGTAAACATTTGCGCGCCTTCGGGGTACATTCTTACTTCATCTATCAGGTGATTAGTATTTACTAACACCGGGTTTGTGTTTGGGTCATAGCTTAGCTTTTTTTGCTGAAACACCCACCGACCATTTACTTGCTCCCAATAAGTCAATAAATAATTGCCCGCTACTGGCTTTTGTGTCACGGGAATACTATAGCTGCCCTGCCAGCTTTTATTACCAGTATATGAGTTGGTATGTACTACCTCAGGAGACGATACTATGTCTTCGAAACTCGTATGAAAGGCTTGATGGGGCAATGCATTGATCACCCTGGCAATGGGATAGTGATGGTTGTATCCCCATAGATAAGCAATATTGAGGTCATTATTTTTTTGCTGTAGGTGGATGTTCCCCTCACTGTCAAACCCAAAAGTAGCCTGCAGTTTGTAATGGCTATCGCTTAATAAAGCATTATATACATTATCAGTTTTGGTGGCTTGGTCGGGGCTGGTCAACGCCTTATTGGTTTCAAGGCTATACACTTTTTTGGGTTGTAAAACGAGCGGGTCAACTTCTATCACCTTGCCACTCAATAGAGATTGAACTCCAGCCTTTTCTTTCCATACTTGTTCCTCAAGCGTCACTGCCAAGATGTTTTTATTCACCAAAAACCCCGCAATGGCAGGGGTATAATCCTCTGGATACTTTTTTCTGACAATGAGTTTTTCCCCTTTCGAGTTGATGGTTACTATTTCATTGGGGTATCGGTGTATATGGCCATATTGAGTATTGGTAGTACTCATGCTTGCTTTGTTGTCATCATCATACACTTTTTCGGTTACTTGAGTCAAGTACCGCCAACGCATAGGCAAAGTATACGATTCACGAAAGTAATTTTTTAAATTATTGCCCGCCAGGTTACACTGATTGGTGCTTAGCACTCTGATAATAATTGCCCAAAATGTTTGATCTATCACTTCCTCGTATTCATAAGCTACCTCGTTGACCAAGCGAAAAGTATTGGTAGTGGGCATAAAAGCAAATAGTTTTTGCTCCTTGACAGTCACATTGTTAAAATCTTCCTGGTTGGGTATTTCGTAGTAAGTAATGTTTTTACCACCAGCTCCGTTTTCTCCTACAAACTCGGTCACCTTGGTATACACCAGGGCATAATGGCTATAAGGAGAAAAGTACCTAAAGTCTTTGGGGCTGGTACCTATGTTAGTATAGTGGCAGGTAACACAGTCATAATCATTAATATTGGTAGGATTGTCGCCTCTTGCCTCAAGTGTAGAAACCTCCATGTTGCTCGCATAATTTTGGGTGGGTATTTGCAGCACTCCCCCTCATACAAATAAGTTTGAACTTTAGCGGGGGTGGTTTTTAAATTGTCATAAGCTGTAATCTTTTTCACCCTTAACCCTGGTCCCGCTTTTCTGGTAATCACCTTATGGTCATAGTTTTTATAACTTGCACTGGTCACTATGTCGTCACCTCCTTCGGCATTTACCACTAAGGTATAAGTGCCTATAGGCAATTCTTTTTGCTCTGAACCTGTAATCCCTTGTTCTGCCTGCGCATTATATGTAGTGTAGATATACCATATTACCTCGCCCTGCGCATTCCTCAACTCAATATCATTTATATCGTCTTTTAGGCCTGAGGTCGCCCTGTATCTTTTGACCTGATGCTGCAAAGTAACCACTTGTTGATGGTCGACCGTAAATGAAACACTCCGCGTTGTAAGGTTGACGTTGCTCACCGGTGGGTTCAAAGAGGCTGACGCCTGCTGTTTTTTGAGTGCTACTGGATTGCTTCGTATATTTTCATAATGATTTTGTTCATACTCAAACGCTGTATACCCACCCGTTGGATAGGTCATTTTCTTGAGTACAGTGGTTCGGGTGGCTTCAAAGTCAGGGTTCCGGTTGGCGTTGCCATAAGGCTGCCCAGAAGTCAGTTGAGGAATAAGGGTGGTATTGGATGCCCCATTGTAAAAGCCCCAATGATCTTGTGATTTACTCATACGATCAGGCACCGGCAACTCTTCATAGTATTCAAACACATAAGGAGGTTTGGGCTGTAGGTTCTTGTCATACTCTGTCACTTTATTTAGTTTTAAGTGTACATTGTTGCCAAAATATCCTTGCTCTAGTTGTATGGTTTTTATCGGATGGTGTAAGTCTTGCTTGTCATACACCTCGATCGTTTTGAGTGCTTTTCTATTTGCCAGGTCTAGCCTCACCTGGCTATCGGTATTAAAAACGACTTTCATCAAGCTGCTTTCTATGTAAGCCAGCTCTTGTCCATTGATGTTGGTTTCGCTTGGGGTATGTATCGACGCATTGTTTTTACTGCAAGCCCCCAATGCATATTGATAAGACTCTATGCTTTTGGCAATTGTAGTGGACACAGCATTATAATGTAATGTGATGGTGTCTTTCTTATTGGCTGAAACAACTCTTGTGAGGTGCCAGGAAGAGATATAATCACTGGTGTTGATATTGGGCACATGGCCAGTAATATTGTTTACCCGCTCTACGGCACCAAAAGTATAAGTGGCACCATCTTCTCCAGTAATGGTAAATACATTGCTTCCTGAAAGATGTGTCACTTGCAAACGGCTATGCGAGAAAAAGTAAGCTTTGTTCTGATATAAAATAAAGCGACCGCTATGCCCCAAAAAGTTAAACGTATACACATCAGGAGCCCCATCCTGAAAGCCTTGATCTATCTTGCCAAAAAACTCCTGGGTAATCGTATTTTGAATATCTACGACCTGATCGTAGCGTGTCATCCCACTTTTCTCGTCTACTTCTCCTCTTACTACACGAGTGATCATACCACCAGCGCTCAAATTCCACCCTAACCCTACTCGTCCAGACTGCCCCTCAACTTGTAACCCTTTATGATGGTAACTCAATGATACAGGCAAGGTCAACGCTTTCCCTCTCACATTTACTATGGGCACTGCTACGCCAGGGGTACCTGTATAAGCACTTACCGGAACATCTACATATTTACCAAAGCCACTTGCTTCGGGAGATGTGGGTATCAAGCTTTGAGTGTTTGCATTGCTTGTTTGCGCCCTTACAGGCTTTATACAACACAGGTTTACACAAAAAAAAGCGAATAACAGTAATACAATATTTTTTCTCATCAATTTTCTATCTAATCGTTTCATCATTCCTAAAGTCTACATTTTCTTGCTCAATCTATTCACTATAGAGAGCCTACTCCTTATCACATACCAACTTTTGTCTTCCATTCTGGAAGCTTTTTTCAAAAAAATATCGTTCTATCCCCCTTTCTCCAGCAAAAAACCCCAATCATTGCAATGATTGGGGTTTGTGTCGGCCTGTTTGGGGCTACGCCCTCCCTTCCTTTTTTTAAGTAAATTGCCCATTATAGCCTCCCTGGGCAAAAGCGTGCATTGACGGGTAACCAAAAGGCAACGTACGTTGCAGACAAAAAAAAAGCCCGAAAAATCGGGCAACTCTATCATTTAAACTCTTTGAAAAACGGCTATGCTTCACGCAACCAAATGGTCTTGTTGGTTTTGTCAAGCCACTGACGGGCTTCTTCAAACTTGTCAAACAACTGAATGGTAAACTCGGCTTTCTGGGCTACATAACGCTTCACCGCGATTTGCCCAAATATACTCTCAGGCATTACTATTGCCAGGTGAGTAAGCCCGGCTTTTGCGAGTGTTCTGTTCCATTCGTTGTGCATCCAATCCTGGTCGTCTGCCTTGAAAGCCGACATTTTACCAAAATTGATGATCCAACCCAATTGATCCAGTTCTCTGCTTTTTTGGGCATATAGCATCAAACCATCTTCAAACTCCTTACGAAACGATTGCCCTATCATAGGTTTTTTGATAAAGGTAATCAAGGCAGGAATCGTAGTATCAAGCGTAATACTTGTATACTTATTATCTTTTAAAGTCATCATTGTGGTATTATTATGTGGATAATATGTTATGGTTTTAGGATACCCTCAGGTTATTTGCTTGTGGTTGTTTGATAGTACATTTACCTACCAAACGCATAGTTAAATTTACCCTATGCATTTTTCACGCCTAAAGTTACCAAAAAATGAGGAAGCGAGGAAAAATATACAAAAAAAAACACCTCTTAAAGAGGCGTTCTTTTCTATATTCAAAAATTTATTTAATTGTGTATTTATTAATAAGCAGATGTTCAGTCATCCGTCATTGTTAGTCAATCAAATACCTTACACCCAACGAGAAGGTACGTCCCACGGTATAGTTGTTTACGATATGTTGGGCATCTTTAAAGTTGATAAGAAACTTATACTCAGGGTTTAACAAGTTACGCGCCTTCAAAGTAAGCTTCCATCTTTCGCCAAGCGACTTACCCACAGTAAGGTCAAGCACTGGACGAGGTTGTTCGTATACATCAGGCACACCATTGCGAGATACAATGGCCATACGCTCTCCAAAAATATTGAAGTTTAAACTGGCAGACCATCCACTGTTTATATTGTTGTAGTTAAGGTTGGCATTGATCAAAAAGGGAGATTGTGCAAACAAAGGACGTGTACCGTCTTGGGCCAGTTCGGTTACCCTGTTTACATCGTTGGCTCTGATCTGGCTCAACTCCTGGGCTTCAATATTAAGCGCAGACACAATAAACGAAGCATTGGCACCAATGGTGAAGTCTTTCAAACCAATGAATCCAAGTTTTTTGCGTAATTCAACCTCGGCACCAAACAACTGCGCATCTTCCTGGTTTACCCAGGTTACTTGTTGGTTAGGCGTAAACGCACTAAATGCGGTAGCTATTGGGTTTTTGATGTTCTTGAAAAAAGCACTTACTGTAATGATCTCTCCTGGTGTGGGGTACATTTCCCAACGCAAGTCTACATTATCAATCAACGAACGCTTAAGATTGGGGTTTCCTACGTATATCAACCCTCCAAAGGCGTCAAAGCTGTCAAATGGAGCCAACTCACGGAACACAGGACGCGCCAGGGTACGGCCATAAGCCAGGCGCAAGTTCATATTTTCGGTCAAACTGTACGTAAGGTTAATGGCAGGCAATATGTCATTGTTTTCCAACAAACCTTTGACAAGCGACACGTCATTGCTAATCACAGAGATGTCTGTTCGTTCAAAACGAACTCCGGCCAACATTCTGAGTTTGGGGCTGAGTTTGGTATCCGCCATAATGTAGGCACCAAAAATATTTTCTTTGCCATTATACACGTCACGGTCTTGCGAACCATTCTGGATACGCGTGCCAGGCACGTCTACGTAGGTGTTAAAGTCAAACCCACCATTGGCATCCGCCGCAAAGTCAGTACGGTTAGATGCATACGCAAAAATAGTTTGGCTAAAGTCTCTGTTTTTGCTCACATAGGCTACTCCGGTTTTTAGTTTACCTTTGTTTTCTCCCAACTTGAAAGGAAGCGTTAAGTTAATCTTATTGTCCCAGTTGGTTTGGGTCAAATCGCGGTAAAAACGACGAGGAGCCGCATTAGAACGCACTACAATACTGCCATTAGGCTCGTTTTCGTAGCTAAAGAAACGCAAGTCGGGCTGGTTCAAACGAGACACTGTAAAAGAAGTAATCCAGTCTAGTTTAATGTTATTGCCCCCTTCGCCAAAAGCATGCTCCCCTTTTAGCTGAGCCGAAGACAATGAGCGACTTAGGAAGTCTAAAGCAATACTGTTAAATGTGTTGGCAGGGTCCAGGTCCTGGTACTTACCTTGTTGCACACGGGTTTCAGTTTTACCACTTTGGTTGTGCATCAGGTTCAAACCTATCTTACTTTTATCGGTCACTTTATAAGAAGTGTTCAAAACCGCTCCCCACAGTACATTTTCAGTACCTACGTTGTTTCTTACGGTATATTCAGGGTTCAATGAGTTGATCACAGAAGCATCACTATTGAGGCTAAAACGACCTAATCTGGCTTTTTCGCCAAACTCACCTATTTTGCCATTGTCGTAATACTGGTTGTTTTTGCGGTAAGAAAGGGCTGCTATAAAACCCAATGGACGACCCGCCACTGTGTATTGGTTACCCACCGATACTGAATAACTTTGATTTAAGAAAGGGCTCTTGGTAACAGGTCTAATATCTTTAGAGAAATTCTCTTTGCCAGGCAATGCATCTTCGCGACTGACAGGCAATTGACGACCACCATCATCAAAGCCCAGGTAGTCCATGCTACCACCGTTATAAGAAAGGAAGTCAGAGTTGAACGTTGCCTGATCGTTGAAACCTAAACTGGCGTTTACCTGAAACGTAAACCGATCGGGAAAGTCTTTGGTAGTAATGTTGATATAACCACCCGTAAAGTTACCGGGCAGGTCAGGTGAAAAAGTCTTCAAAATCACCATATTATCAATCATATTGCTCGGAAACAAGTCCATTTGTACCGAGTTGCGGTTGGGATCAAGCCCTGGAATGTCAGCACCGTTCAAAGTAGTTTTAGTGTAACGATCGCCCAAGCCACGCACATATACGTACTTGCCACCTTCAACCGATACCCCAGTTACACGTTTGATGGCACCCGCAGCGTTGCTGTCGCCAGCTCTTGAAATCGCCTGCGCCGAAATACCGTCTTGTACCAGTGCCGATTTTCTTTGCATTGTGAGCAAAGCAATTTCTGCTTTTTTCTCTATGCGTGCCGTTACTACTACAGTTTCCAGCACTTTGGCATCAGAACCTAGCTTTACATCTTGTATGGTTACCTGTCCGGCTTTTACTTCAATGTCTTTTACTTCTTTGTTCTGGTAAGATACATACTGTACCAATAAAGTATATTTACCGGCAGCCAACTCCCCAAGTGTATACTTGCCGT
The DNA window shown above is from Microscilla marina ATCC 23134 and carries:
- a CDS encoding DUF6443 domain-containing protein, which gives rise to MKYKLINYLIITVCLLLANTQIFGQNTHSGFSVSTSVTSSCGSATGTVTVNVHKTFPGSGFVYLQKSTNGIHWTQINPALGEVIFDIHPTNMSFQYHFSGLTQNTYFRAINGVGVGAYVTNRSLVTVNNVGTPSAGTIQGLGSGKFCSYANVHLTLQNYGYSNVSLNNSVSVVWKAKAIDIPGRYVTIASGASCSFPAGDYTEVFAEVRYTTCNYVSTTPVASIEAYHLSSAGTVSRSVAELCVGASEHFVLTGTANTNDFAIVKWQRSFNSGQTWTDIPHTSTVLSVNPSSLNAGILYSYRLVATHKTYKGCNPVYSAVTNISTRLSPPASINTGAVQSTSNRLCAGSSDQAHLSFSLGSNAAYRVVKWQRSSDNGQSWVDIPVATANLSVVANELNAGTTYLYRVGSEHLQYKGCSLLYSATTSIEVDTTPAVPVANQQVFARFGPGPITVSVGHQAGIASYQWVGYPSVIKGNSLTLDYVAGNKNIEVRGVNTKGCVSPPTLIQVQVMPLPVLNASWQYQNEGSILHTLWVASIYDSYQWFKDGLPIDGATQPSYQTTATGTYRLRIVYKGVSYEVVKVVSGEVATPTHKLNKLQEEVVRVKGITEVNEVAALSVPEGQKLQTIRYLDGLGRPIQAVQVQVSSGKRDVVQGVVYDELSRTTKSLLPYTAQNVSPGNARSNVLNELFLFYQNTPNVAQTTYPYSWQKVENSALNRVLQTFAPGNSWIGAGKGVITDLWTNPDPYQAGTAAIDKIRLFTVNNVAANAEVTKPKDELVLSSPSPSTLHQAGTKIVLSEGFSIADTDPAITFEIKESDQNKPAVAGFYAAGQLSRVRVTDEDGKQTEEFKNKSGQVILKRARVDAHTWAQTYYVYNDFGQLSYVLPPAAVKALDEANWDFAAVDAQLDKLWYRYYYDARGRLISKEVPGAGKVMMVYDKRDRLVLSQDANQRHLGKWSFTKYDQLNRPVMTGMYTSTQTRLALQNALDAQFGSPGYASHEKFDLAGTHGYTNVSFPNTALDVHSVTYYDNYAWKNGQTAYDYSIAGLDARLATEPVNYQVTGQVTATKTAVLDAYGERTGWLTTVSYYDARGRVCKPCRQQQKWS
- a CDS encoding TonB-dependent receptor encodes the protein MQRILLTFIGILLGASVFAQTGTIRGTVTDAKTGETLIGATVVIKGTTNGAPTDIDGKYTLGELAAGKYTLLVQYVSYQNKEVKDIEVKAGQVTIQDVKLGSDAKVLETVVVTARIEKKAEIALLTMQRKSALVQDGISAQAISRAGDSNAAGAIKRVTGVSVEGGKYVYVRGLGDRYTKTTLNGADIPGLDPNRNSVQMDLFPSNMIDNMVILKTFSPDLPGNFTGGYINITTKDFPDRFTFQVNASLGFNDQATFNSDFLSYNGGSMDYLGFDDGGRQLPVSREDALPGKENFSKDIRPVTKSPFLNQSYSVSVGNQYTVAGRPLGFIAALSYRKNNQYYDNGKIGEFGEKARLGRFSLNSDASVINSLNPEYTVRNNVGTENVLWGAVLNTSYKVTDKSKIGLNLMHNQSGKTETRVQQGKYQDLDPANTFNSIALDFLSRSLSSAQLKGEHAFGEGGNNIKLDWITSFTVSRLNQPDLRFFSYENEPNGSIVVRSNAAPRRFYRDLTQTNWDNKINLTLPFKLGENKGKLKTGVAYVSKNRDFSQTIFAYASNRTDFAADANGGFDFNTYVDVPGTRIQNGSQDRDVYNGKENIFGAYIMADTKLSPKLRMLAGVRFERTDISVISNDVSLVKGLLENNDILPAINLTYSLTENMNLRLAYGRTLARPVFRELAPFDSFDAFGGLIYVGNPNLKRSLIDNVDLRWEMYPTPGEIITVSAFFKNIKNPIATAFSAFTPNQQVTWVNQEDAQLFGAEVELRKKLGFIGLKDFTIGANASFIVSALNIEAQELSQIRANDVNRVTELAQDGTRPLFAQSPFLINANLNYNNINSGWSASLNFNIFGERMAIVSRNGVPDVYEQPRPVLDLTVGKSLGERWKLTLKARNLLNPEYKFLINFKDAQHIVNNYTVGRTFSLGVRYLID